In a single window of the Zea mays cultivar B73 chromosome 5, Zm-B73-REFERENCE-NAM-5.0, whole genome shotgun sequence genome:
- the LOC100384705 gene encoding uncharacterized protein LOC100384705: protein MEEQLSPLAVTHLLQHTLRSLCGHDDAQWVYAVFWRILPRNYPPPKWDLQGGIYDRTRGNRRNWILAWEDGFCNFAASACDHEGAAAPAAAAASSSYTAECAAAGQEAAKGLQPELFFKMSHDIYNYGEGLIGKVAADHSHKWVFQEAQEHEINLISSWSNPADSHPRTWEAQFKSGIKTIALIAVREGVVQLGSMKKVAEDLSYVVMLRRKFGYLESIPGVLLPHPSSAAFPAGAIAGPAAADAACSWPPGLVMPPPVELYDPYAQSAAAAAQMHIVPSMSSLEALLSKLPSVDPAAAAMASKEEMDAVEHGERHGMADVVAAGSGGESTSVAAAAAVSYYVNVAKPSEGF, encoded by the exons ATGGAGGAGCAGCTCAGCCCGCTGGCCGTGACGCACCTGCTCCAGCACACGCTGCGCAGCCTCTGCGGCCACGACGACGCGCAGTGGGTGTACGCCGTCTTCTGGCGGATCCTCCCCAGAAACTACCCGCCCCCAAA ATGGGATCTCCAGGGCGGCATATACGACCGGACAAGAGGGAACAGGAGGAACTG GATCCTGGCATGGGAGGATGGATTCTGCAACTTCGCAGCCTCTGCCTGTGACCACGAGGGCGCAGCTgctcctgccgccgccgccgcctcctcctcctacACGGCGGAGTGTGCTGCTGCCGGGCAGGAGGCCGCCAAGGGCCTGCAGCCTGAGCTCTTCTTCAAGATGTCCCACGACATCTACAACTACGGTGAAGG GTTGATAGGGAAAGTGGCAGCCGACCACAGCCACAAGTGGGTGTTCCAGGAGGCCCAGGAGCACGAGATCAACCTCATCTCCTCCTGGAGCAACCCTGCCGACTCT CATCCGAGGACATGGGAGGCTCAGTTCAAGTCTGGCATCAAG ACCATCGCTCTGATCGCCGTCAGAGAAGGCGTCGTGCAGCTTGGCTCCATGAAGAAG GTGGCGGAGGACCTGAGCTACGTGGTGATGCTGCGCCGGAAGTTCGGCTACCTGGAGAGCATCCCGGGGGTGCTGCTGCCGCACCCGTCGTCGGCCGCGTTCCCGGCGGGCGCCATCGCTGGCCCCGCCGCCGCAGACGCGGCCTGCAGCTGGCCGCCTGGACTCGTCATGCCGCCGCCGGTGGAGCTCTACGACCCCTACGCCCAGTCAGCGGCCGCGGCGGCGCAGATGCACATCGTACCGTCGATGAGCAGCCTGGAGGCGCTGCTGTCGAAGCTGCCGTCGGTCGACCCTGCGGCGGCCGCGATGGCCAGCAAAGAGGAGATGGACGCCGTGGAGCACGGCGAGCGCCACGGCATGGCCGACGTAGTGGCCGCAGGGAGCGGCGGCGAGAGCACCAgcgttgctgccgccgccgcagtATCTTACTACGTGAACGTGGCCAAGCCCAGCGAGGGATTCTAG